One Oncorhynchus masou masou isolate Uvic2021 chromosome 27, UVic_Omas_1.1, whole genome shotgun sequence genomic window carries:
- the LOC135515739 gene encoding zinc finger and SCAN domain-containing protein 2-like isoform X1 yields the protein MTSPTSKIRDFYWRSSYLYTVLSLILLYILLYTIDYPLPFSSLRLLVPPLRLMSAFMWQVAHQRAIKHYGKLEEFVTVVTQTVPELITDRQRTLLLLALRARVTLQLFQDEHPEDLNKIKIHLDRFSSCGLSQNNDAQMHELEENFLKLTKNLLEDPVERIQFFKADFPVVYGCDFDRALQALVCQFLSRLEDLLPVPDLKQTASWLSAVPSASDECLQSLSHTEDLQYLLQHHTCCGKLDKPFPSSAEDCILASLSLPTTVRVAYTFDSKLDVLPNLEGSTHVSREMETLSDSRDYQQAESRACLDGNQNSKEDRVSTMGSDDDKCTERGVEEENENTSAVGMVITEAKDQRRCEGAVGDLCAAGAPDLAANSPMVTSSVAQNPPIFPAQVTLKSEGDHRVNSSKRSRKSLEERMAESSVNSDTPLLESSQETTGAEESRPFSPDHDDTEEENNEPASGESSRLSSCAQPPPSDVSPSSETLSKALSTARRIANKCSQCGRCFIYPSQLVQHQRIHTGDRPYKCTQCGKTFSNSTGLSKHHQKHCLDATFDCPKCGESFRSLRERFKHLSTHKSLKCLLCGKSCQTTSDLRKHQQTHSVTPSFNCSLCEKRFKFLSSLTRHNRTHSVEGGYACSKCGKTFGSLSERLQHKRTHRAQLNCTDCGRSCSSRSELKSHQQTHSREPLFNCRHCEDKFFGSVELKIHQKTHAVDKPHQCDACGKCFGALATLVLHQRTHTGEKPHTCPCCNKQYISKSQLTSHMRTHTGERPYSCSYCGKCFSQLANLTVHTRIHTGERPHICSRCKKGFCSVGDLQKHERSHTKEKPYRCTVCGKAFTVSSHLTVHIRSHTGERPYTCPECGKSFAQSSVLTKHQFTHTGERPYPCHHCVKSYTRLTHLKRHLQTHT from the exons ATGACATCTCCTACAAGCAAGAtcagggatttctattggagaagcagttatctttatactgtactgtctttgataTTACTGTACATCCTTCTCTACACAATAGAttaccccctccctttctcctccctgcGCCTTTTGGTCCCACCTCTACGGCTGATGTCTGCATTTATGTGGCAGGTAGCGCATCAGAGGGCCATCAAGCACTATGGAAAGTTAGAGGAGTTTGTGACAGTGGTTACACAAACTGTCCCAGAACTTATAACTGACAGACAGAGGACATTGCTTCTTCTGGCATTAAGGGCAAGG GTAACTCTTCAGCTGTTTCAAGATGAGCATCCAGAAGACCTCAACAAAATTAAGATCCATCTTGACAGATTCTCATCCTGTGGTCTTTCACAG AATAATGATGCACAGATGCATGAGTTGGAAGAAAACTTCCTCAAACTCACCAAAAACCTTCTTGAAGACCCAGTCGAGAGGATCCAATTCTTCAAG gCAGATTTCCCTGTGGTGTATGGCTGTGATTTTGACAGAGCTTTGCAAGCACTTGTTTGTCAGTTCCTCTCCAGACTAGAAGATCTGCTACCAGTGCCAGACCTTAAGCAG ACTGCATCCTGGCTCAGCGCTGTACCCTCTGCCTCGGATGAGTGTCTGCAGTCTCTTTCTCACACAGAGGACCTGCAATACCTGCTTCAGCACCACACATGCTGTGGAAAGTTAGACAAAC CATTTCCCTCCTCTGCAGAAGACTGCATCCTCGCTTCACTGTCCCTCCCTACCACAGTGAGAGTGGCATATACCTTTGACAGCAAATTAGATGTCTTGCCTAACTTGGAAGGCTCTACCCATGTAAGCAGAGAGATGGAAACTTTGTCAGACAGCAGAGATTATCAACAGGCAGAATCAAGAGCATGTTTAGATGGAAACCAGAACAGTAAAGAAGACAGAGTGTCTACCATGGGTAGCGATGATGATAAATGCACAGAGAGAGGTGTGGAAGAGGAGAATGAAAACACAAGTGCTGTGGGAATGGTTATTACCGAAGCAAAGGACCAGAggagatgtgaaggggctgttgggGACCTGTGTGCTGCTGGAGCACCAGACCTTGCAGCCAACTCTCCAATGGTCACCTCCAGTGTGGCTCAAAACCCCCCCATATTTCCCGCCCAAGTTACACTCAAAAGCGAAGGGGACCACAGAGTCAATTCCTCCAAGAGATCTAGAAAGAGCCTAGAAGAGAGGATGGCTGAGTCCAGTGTGAACTCTGATACACCTCTGCTTGAATCCTCACAGGAAAC GACTGGTGCTGAAGAATCAAGACCATTTTCTCCAGACCATGATGACACAGAAGAAGAAAACAACG AACCTGCTTCAGGGGAGTCTTCTCGGCTGTCTAGCTGCGCTCAACCACCACCTAGTGACGTATCGCCATCCTCGGAGACCCTTTCCAAAGCATTGTCCACTGCACGGCGTATTGCCAACAagtgctcccagtgtggaaggtGTTTTATCTATCCATCTCAACTGGTTCAGCATCAGCGAATTCACACTGGAGATCGACCCTACAAATGCACCCAGTGCGGAAAGACCTTCAGTAATTCAACTGGGCTTTCAAAACACCACCAAAAACACTGTCTAGACGCGACCTTCGATTGCCCCAAGTGCGGAGAGAGTTTCAGATCTCTCCGCGAGCGGTTCAAACACCTATCTACTCACAAGTCCCTCAAATGTCTGTTGTGTGGAAAGAGTTGTCAGACGACTTCTGATTTGCGAAAGCACCAGCAAACACATAGTGTGACGCCGTCGTTCAACTGCTCTCTCTGTGAAAAACGTTTCAAGTTCCTGTCGAGCCTAACCAGACACAACAGGACCCATTCAGTGGAGGGGGGGTATGCTTGTTCCAAGTGTGGGAAAACATTTGGATCTTTAAGTGAACGGCTCCAACACAAGAGGACACATAGGGCACAGCTCAACTGTACGGATTGCGGACGGAGTTGCAGTTCCCGCTCCGAACTAAAGAGTCACCAGCAAACTCACTCTCGTGAACCTCTCTTCAACTGTCGACACTGTGAAGACAAATTCTTTGGGTCAGTTGAGCTGAAGATCCACCAAAAAACTCATGCAGTGGACAAACCCCATCAGTGTGATGCGTGTGGAAAGTGCTTTGGTGCCTTAGCCACACTTGTACTCCACCAACGGACACACACGGGGGAGAAACCCCACACATGTCCTTGTTGTAATAAGCAGTATATCTCCAAAAGTCAGTTGACGTCACACATGAGGACTCACACGGGCGAGCGTCCATACAGCTGCTCTTACTGTGGGAAGTGTTTCTCTCAGTTGGCTAATCTTACTGTGCACACAAGGATTCACACGGGGGAGAGACCTCACATCTGCTCTCGTTGCAAGAAAGGGTTTTGCTCAGTCGGTGACCTGCAGAAGCATGAGCGCTCTCACACCAAAGAGAAACCTTACAGGTGCACAGTTTGTGGAAAGGCCTTCACAGTGTCAAGTCATTTGACGGTTCACATACGCAGTCACACAGGAGAGCGCCCCTACACCTGCCCtgagtgtggaaagagttttgcgCAGAGCTCTGTCTTAACTAAACATCAATTCACCCATACAGGAGAGAGGCCATACCCATGCCATCACTGTGTAAAAAGTTACACCCGTCTCACACACTTGAAGAGacacctacaaacacacactTGA
- the LOC135515739 gene encoding zinc finger and SCAN domain-containing protein 2-like isoform X2: MDAMDYPLPFSSLRLLVPPLRLMSAFMWQVAHQRAIKHYGKLEEFVTVVTQTVPELITDRQRTLLLLALRARVTLQLFQDEHPEDLNKIKIHLDRFSSCGLSQNNDAQMHELEENFLKLTKNLLEDPVERIQFFKADFPVVYGCDFDRALQALVCQFLSRLEDLLPVPDLKQTASWLSAVPSASDECLQSLSHTEDLQYLLQHHTCCGKLDKPFPSSAEDCILASLSLPTTVRVAYTFDSKLDVLPNLEGSTHVSREMETLSDSRDYQQAESRACLDGNQNSKEDRVSTMGSDDDKCTERGVEEENENTSAVGMVITEAKDQRRCEGAVGDLCAAGAPDLAANSPMVTSSVAQNPPIFPAQVTLKSEGDHRVNSSKRSRKSLEERMAESSVNSDTPLLESSQETTGAEESRPFSPDHDDTEEENNEPASGESSRLSSCAQPPPSDVSPSSETLSKALSTARRIANKCSQCGRCFIYPSQLVQHQRIHTGDRPYKCTQCGKTFSNSTGLSKHHQKHCLDATFDCPKCGESFRSLRERFKHLSTHKSLKCLLCGKSCQTTSDLRKHQQTHSVTPSFNCSLCEKRFKFLSSLTRHNRTHSVEGGYACSKCGKTFGSLSERLQHKRTHRAQLNCTDCGRSCSSRSELKSHQQTHSREPLFNCRHCEDKFFGSVELKIHQKTHAVDKPHQCDACGKCFGALATLVLHQRTHTGEKPHTCPCCNKQYISKSQLTSHMRTHTGERPYSCSYCGKCFSQLANLTVHTRIHTGERPHICSRCKKGFCSVGDLQKHERSHTKEKPYRCTVCGKAFTVSSHLTVHIRSHTGERPYTCPECGKSFAQSSVLTKHQFTHTGERPYPCHHCVKSYTRLTHLKRHLQTHT; the protein is encoded by the exons ATGGATGCTATGG AttaccccctccctttctcctccctgcGCCTTTTGGTCCCACCTCTACGGCTGATGTCTGCATTTATGTGGCAGGTAGCGCATCAGAGGGCCATCAAGCACTATGGAAAGTTAGAGGAGTTTGTGACAGTGGTTACACAAACTGTCCCAGAACTTATAACTGACAGACAGAGGACATTGCTTCTTCTGGCATTAAGGGCAAGG GTAACTCTTCAGCTGTTTCAAGATGAGCATCCAGAAGACCTCAACAAAATTAAGATCCATCTTGACAGATTCTCATCCTGTGGTCTTTCACAG AATAATGATGCACAGATGCATGAGTTGGAAGAAAACTTCCTCAAACTCACCAAAAACCTTCTTGAAGACCCAGTCGAGAGGATCCAATTCTTCAAG gCAGATTTCCCTGTGGTGTATGGCTGTGATTTTGACAGAGCTTTGCAAGCACTTGTTTGTCAGTTCCTCTCCAGACTAGAAGATCTGCTACCAGTGCCAGACCTTAAGCAG ACTGCATCCTGGCTCAGCGCTGTACCCTCTGCCTCGGATGAGTGTCTGCAGTCTCTTTCTCACACAGAGGACCTGCAATACCTGCTTCAGCACCACACATGCTGTGGAAAGTTAGACAAAC CATTTCCCTCCTCTGCAGAAGACTGCATCCTCGCTTCACTGTCCCTCCCTACCACAGTGAGAGTGGCATATACCTTTGACAGCAAATTAGATGTCTTGCCTAACTTGGAAGGCTCTACCCATGTAAGCAGAGAGATGGAAACTTTGTCAGACAGCAGAGATTATCAACAGGCAGAATCAAGAGCATGTTTAGATGGAAACCAGAACAGTAAAGAAGACAGAGTGTCTACCATGGGTAGCGATGATGATAAATGCACAGAGAGAGGTGTGGAAGAGGAGAATGAAAACACAAGTGCTGTGGGAATGGTTATTACCGAAGCAAAGGACCAGAggagatgtgaaggggctgttgggGACCTGTGTGCTGCTGGAGCACCAGACCTTGCAGCCAACTCTCCAATGGTCACCTCCAGTGTGGCTCAAAACCCCCCCATATTTCCCGCCCAAGTTACACTCAAAAGCGAAGGGGACCACAGAGTCAATTCCTCCAAGAGATCTAGAAAGAGCCTAGAAGAGAGGATGGCTGAGTCCAGTGTGAACTCTGATACACCTCTGCTTGAATCCTCACAGGAAAC GACTGGTGCTGAAGAATCAAGACCATTTTCTCCAGACCATGATGACACAGAAGAAGAAAACAACG AACCTGCTTCAGGGGAGTCTTCTCGGCTGTCTAGCTGCGCTCAACCACCACCTAGTGACGTATCGCCATCCTCGGAGACCCTTTCCAAAGCATTGTCCACTGCACGGCGTATTGCCAACAagtgctcccagtgtggaaggtGTTTTATCTATCCATCTCAACTGGTTCAGCATCAGCGAATTCACACTGGAGATCGACCCTACAAATGCACCCAGTGCGGAAAGACCTTCAGTAATTCAACTGGGCTTTCAAAACACCACCAAAAACACTGTCTAGACGCGACCTTCGATTGCCCCAAGTGCGGAGAGAGTTTCAGATCTCTCCGCGAGCGGTTCAAACACCTATCTACTCACAAGTCCCTCAAATGTCTGTTGTGTGGAAAGAGTTGTCAGACGACTTCTGATTTGCGAAAGCACCAGCAAACACATAGTGTGACGCCGTCGTTCAACTGCTCTCTCTGTGAAAAACGTTTCAAGTTCCTGTCGAGCCTAACCAGACACAACAGGACCCATTCAGTGGAGGGGGGGTATGCTTGTTCCAAGTGTGGGAAAACATTTGGATCTTTAAGTGAACGGCTCCAACACAAGAGGACACATAGGGCACAGCTCAACTGTACGGATTGCGGACGGAGTTGCAGTTCCCGCTCCGAACTAAAGAGTCACCAGCAAACTCACTCTCGTGAACCTCTCTTCAACTGTCGACACTGTGAAGACAAATTCTTTGGGTCAGTTGAGCTGAAGATCCACCAAAAAACTCATGCAGTGGACAAACCCCATCAGTGTGATGCGTGTGGAAAGTGCTTTGGTGCCTTAGCCACACTTGTACTCCACCAACGGACACACACGGGGGAGAAACCCCACACATGTCCTTGTTGTAATAAGCAGTATATCTCCAAAAGTCAGTTGACGTCACACATGAGGACTCACACGGGCGAGCGTCCATACAGCTGCTCTTACTGTGGGAAGTGTTTCTCTCAGTTGGCTAATCTTACTGTGCACACAAGGATTCACACGGGGGAGAGACCTCACATCTGCTCTCGTTGCAAGAAAGGGTTTTGCTCAGTCGGTGACCTGCAGAAGCATGAGCGCTCTCACACCAAAGAGAAACCTTACAGGTGCACAGTTTGTGGAAAGGCCTTCACAGTGTCAAGTCATTTGACGGTTCACATACGCAGTCACACAGGAGAGCGCCCCTACACCTGCCCtgagtgtggaaagagttttgcgCAGAGCTCTGTCTTAACTAAACATCAATTCACCCATACAGGAGAGAGGCCATACCCATGCCATCACTGTGTAAAAAGTTACACCCGTCTCACACACTTGAAGAGacacctacaaacacacactTGA
- the LOC135515739 gene encoding zinc finger and SCAN domain-containing protein 2-like isoform X3, which yields MLWVAHQRAIKHYGKLEEFVTVVTQTVPELITDRQRTLLLLALRARVTLQLFQDEHPEDLNKIKIHLDRFSSCGLSQNNDAQMHELEENFLKLTKNLLEDPVERIQFFKADFPVVYGCDFDRALQALVCQFLSRLEDLLPVPDLKQTASWLSAVPSASDECLQSLSHTEDLQYLLQHHTCCGKLDKPFPSSAEDCILASLSLPTTVRVAYTFDSKLDVLPNLEGSTHVSREMETLSDSRDYQQAESRACLDGNQNSKEDRVSTMGSDDDKCTERGVEEENENTSAVGMVITEAKDQRRCEGAVGDLCAAGAPDLAANSPMVTSSVAQNPPIFPAQVTLKSEGDHRVNSSKRSRKSLEERMAESSVNSDTPLLESSQETTGAEESRPFSPDHDDTEEENNEPASGESSRLSSCAQPPPSDVSPSSETLSKALSTARRIANKCSQCGRCFIYPSQLVQHQRIHTGDRPYKCTQCGKTFSNSTGLSKHHQKHCLDATFDCPKCGESFRSLRERFKHLSTHKSLKCLLCGKSCQTTSDLRKHQQTHSVTPSFNCSLCEKRFKFLSSLTRHNRTHSVEGGYACSKCGKTFGSLSERLQHKRTHRAQLNCTDCGRSCSSRSELKSHQQTHSREPLFNCRHCEDKFFGSVELKIHQKTHAVDKPHQCDACGKCFGALATLVLHQRTHTGEKPHTCPCCNKQYISKSQLTSHMRTHTGERPYSCSYCGKCFSQLANLTVHTRIHTGERPHICSRCKKGFCSVGDLQKHERSHTKEKPYRCTVCGKAFTVSSHLTVHIRSHTGERPYTCPECGKSFAQSSVLTKHQFTHTGERPYPCHHCVKSYTRLTHLKRHLQTHT from the exons ATGCTATGG GTAGCGCATCAGAGGGCCATCAAGCACTATGGAAAGTTAGAGGAGTTTGTGACAGTGGTTACACAAACTGTCCCAGAACTTATAACTGACAGACAGAGGACATTGCTTCTTCTGGCATTAAGGGCAAGG GTAACTCTTCAGCTGTTTCAAGATGAGCATCCAGAAGACCTCAACAAAATTAAGATCCATCTTGACAGATTCTCATCCTGTGGTCTTTCACAG AATAATGATGCACAGATGCATGAGTTGGAAGAAAACTTCCTCAAACTCACCAAAAACCTTCTTGAAGACCCAGTCGAGAGGATCCAATTCTTCAAG gCAGATTTCCCTGTGGTGTATGGCTGTGATTTTGACAGAGCTTTGCAAGCACTTGTTTGTCAGTTCCTCTCCAGACTAGAAGATCTGCTACCAGTGCCAGACCTTAAGCAG ACTGCATCCTGGCTCAGCGCTGTACCCTCTGCCTCGGATGAGTGTCTGCAGTCTCTTTCTCACACAGAGGACCTGCAATACCTGCTTCAGCACCACACATGCTGTGGAAAGTTAGACAAAC CATTTCCCTCCTCTGCAGAAGACTGCATCCTCGCTTCACTGTCCCTCCCTACCACAGTGAGAGTGGCATATACCTTTGACAGCAAATTAGATGTCTTGCCTAACTTGGAAGGCTCTACCCATGTAAGCAGAGAGATGGAAACTTTGTCAGACAGCAGAGATTATCAACAGGCAGAATCAAGAGCATGTTTAGATGGAAACCAGAACAGTAAAGAAGACAGAGTGTCTACCATGGGTAGCGATGATGATAAATGCACAGAGAGAGGTGTGGAAGAGGAGAATGAAAACACAAGTGCTGTGGGAATGGTTATTACCGAAGCAAAGGACCAGAggagatgtgaaggggctgttgggGACCTGTGTGCTGCTGGAGCACCAGACCTTGCAGCCAACTCTCCAATGGTCACCTCCAGTGTGGCTCAAAACCCCCCCATATTTCCCGCCCAAGTTACACTCAAAAGCGAAGGGGACCACAGAGTCAATTCCTCCAAGAGATCTAGAAAGAGCCTAGAAGAGAGGATGGCTGAGTCCAGTGTGAACTCTGATACACCTCTGCTTGAATCCTCACAGGAAAC GACTGGTGCTGAAGAATCAAGACCATTTTCTCCAGACCATGATGACACAGAAGAAGAAAACAACG AACCTGCTTCAGGGGAGTCTTCTCGGCTGTCTAGCTGCGCTCAACCACCACCTAGTGACGTATCGCCATCCTCGGAGACCCTTTCCAAAGCATTGTCCACTGCACGGCGTATTGCCAACAagtgctcccagtgtggaaggtGTTTTATCTATCCATCTCAACTGGTTCAGCATCAGCGAATTCACACTGGAGATCGACCCTACAAATGCACCCAGTGCGGAAAGACCTTCAGTAATTCAACTGGGCTTTCAAAACACCACCAAAAACACTGTCTAGACGCGACCTTCGATTGCCCCAAGTGCGGAGAGAGTTTCAGATCTCTCCGCGAGCGGTTCAAACACCTATCTACTCACAAGTCCCTCAAATGTCTGTTGTGTGGAAAGAGTTGTCAGACGACTTCTGATTTGCGAAAGCACCAGCAAACACATAGTGTGACGCCGTCGTTCAACTGCTCTCTCTGTGAAAAACGTTTCAAGTTCCTGTCGAGCCTAACCAGACACAACAGGACCCATTCAGTGGAGGGGGGGTATGCTTGTTCCAAGTGTGGGAAAACATTTGGATCTTTAAGTGAACGGCTCCAACACAAGAGGACACATAGGGCACAGCTCAACTGTACGGATTGCGGACGGAGTTGCAGTTCCCGCTCCGAACTAAAGAGTCACCAGCAAACTCACTCTCGTGAACCTCTCTTCAACTGTCGACACTGTGAAGACAAATTCTTTGGGTCAGTTGAGCTGAAGATCCACCAAAAAACTCATGCAGTGGACAAACCCCATCAGTGTGATGCGTGTGGAAAGTGCTTTGGTGCCTTAGCCACACTTGTACTCCACCAACGGACACACACGGGGGAGAAACCCCACACATGTCCTTGTTGTAATAAGCAGTATATCTCCAAAAGTCAGTTGACGTCACACATGAGGACTCACACGGGCGAGCGTCCATACAGCTGCTCTTACTGTGGGAAGTGTTTCTCTCAGTTGGCTAATCTTACTGTGCACACAAGGATTCACACGGGGGAGAGACCTCACATCTGCTCTCGTTGCAAGAAAGGGTTTTGCTCAGTCGGTGACCTGCAGAAGCATGAGCGCTCTCACACCAAAGAGAAACCTTACAGGTGCACAGTTTGTGGAAAGGCCTTCACAGTGTCAAGTCATTTGACGGTTCACATACGCAGTCACACAGGAGAGCGCCCCTACACCTGCCCtgagtgtggaaagagttttgcgCAGAGCTCTGTCTTAACTAAACATCAATTCACCCATACAGGAGAGAGGCCATACCCATGCCATCACTGTGTAAAAAGTTACACCCGTCTCACACACTTGAAGAGacacctacaaacacacactTGA
- the LOC135515741 gene encoding high-affinity choline transporter 1-like produces the protein MALNWPGLLSIGVFYLIVLATGVWASRKSKREERKCTGNLSEVAMVGGRNLNIWVSIFTTTATWVGGGFILGNAEVVYDPKRGLAWAIGPIGFVLSLVVGALFFVRPVREKNYVTIMDPFQEKYGNTLTAILFVPSLLADIFWIACVLAALGGTVSVIMDIPSPLAVALSAAVAVLYTLLGGLYSVAYTDVIQLIFMFLSLWFCVPFILMSPASTDITVTAVTKLYQEPWTGRLKLADAGRWLDDLLLVTLGGICYQAFYQRVLATATVAQAQFTCYAASVFCFILAIPPLLIGAVAASTDWNQTSFGLPTPYEQGKAGMILPISLRYLCPPFVSLAGIGAIAAAVMSSIDSALLSSASLFARNIYKNIFSKRASEKQILRVVKVSILLFGFMGAGLAMTTSSVYVFWILSGDVMYTVVCAQLICVLFLPGKVNGYGALAGLVVGLLLRLLVGEPLLGVPGLMPLPWDSLHEDGHLLHVFPFRTGIMLVSLATILVVSRFAACLFLKGLLPDNWDVYGLGQKRRILMKDMVAKDLTEKIGLNTRQMDPSPHASTEDMRSLQ, from the exons ATGGCGCTTAACTGGCCCGGCCTGCTGTCAATCGGGGTGTTCTACCTCATCGTCCTCGCGACAGGCGTCTGGGCGTCCAGGAAGTCCAAACGCGAGGAGAGGAAGTGCACTGGAAACCTTAGTGAGGTTGCCATGGTTGGAGGGCGGAACCTCAACATCTGGGTCAGCATCTTCACTACCACAG CTACATGGGTGGGAGGAGGTTTCATCTTAGGCAATGCTGAGGTGGTCTACGACCCTAAAAGAGGCCTGGCTTGGGCCATCGGACCAATAGGCTTCGTCCTTAGCCTGGTTGTAG GTGCGTTGTTCTTTGTGAGACCGGTCCGAGAGAAGAATTACGTCACCATAATGGATCCGTTCCAGGAGAAGTATGGAAACACGTTAACTGCTATTCTCTTTGTCCCATCACTCCTTGCTGACATCTTCTGGATAGCCTGTGTGCTCGCTGCTTTGG GGGGAACGGTGAGTGTGATCATGGATATCCCATCACCCTTGGCTGTGGCCCTGTCTGCTGCCGTGGCAGTTCTCTACACATTACTGGGAGGGCTGTACTCGGTGGCCTACACTGATGTCATCCAGCTCATCTTCATGTTCCTCAGCCTG TGGTTCTGTGTGCCCTTCATACTGATGAGCCCCGCCTCAACAGACATTACAGTCACAGCGGTGACAAAACTGTATCAGGAGCCATGGACCGGCAGGCTGAAGTTGGCAGATGCAGGGCGCTGGCTGGATGACCTGCTACTGGTG ACTCTAGGTGGAATCTGTTACCAGGCTTTCTACCAGAGAGTCCTGGCCACAGCCACTGTGGCTCAGGCTCAGTTCACTTGCTATGCTGCCTCTGTCTTCTGCTTCATCCTCGCCATACCACCTCTTCTCATTGGTGCTGTGGCAGCATCCACAG ATTGGAACCAGACCAGTTTTGGTCTACCTACTCCCTACGAGCAGGGCAAGGCGGGTATGATTCTGCCCATCTCCCTGCGCTACCTGTGTCCACCTTTCGTTTCTCTTGCCGGAATCGGCGCCATTGCTGCTGCCGTGATGTCATCTATTGACTCGGCCCTGCTGTCTTCTGCGTCCCTTTTTGCCCGAAACATCTACAAAAACATTTTCAGCAAAAGG GCCTCTGAGAAACAAATTCTACGGGTTGTAAAGGTGTCCATCCTACTGTTTGGTTTCATGGGGGCGGGCTTGGCAATGACGACCTCCTCTGTGTATGTCTTCTGGATTCTCAGTGGAGATGTGATGTACACGGTAGTGTGTGCACAGTTGATCTGCGTCCTCTTTCTACCTGGGAAGGTCAATGGGTATGGTGCCTTGGCAGGCCTTGTGGTAGGGCTACTGCTGCGGCTACTAGTGGGAGAGCCCCTGCTCGGTGTGCCTGGACTCATGCCCCTTCCCTGGGACAGCCTACACGAGGACGGGCATCTGCTGCATGTCTTCCCATTCCGCACCGGCATCATGTTGGTCTCTCTGGCCACCATCCTGGTTGTGTCACGTTTCGCAGCCTGCCTTTTCCTTAAAGGGCTACTGCCTGACAACTGGGATGTATATGGACTTGGTCAAAAAAGGAGGATTTTGATGAAGGATATGGTAGCTAAGGATCTGACTGAGAAGATTGGACTGAACACAAGGCAGATGGACCCATCTCCTCATGCGAGCACAGAAGATATGAGGTCTTTACAATGA